From the genome of Halomonas sp. 1513, one region includes:
- a CDS encoding class II glutamine amidotransferase gives MCELLGMSANVPTDICFSFTGFLHRGGGTGPHRDGWGIAFYEAGGYRDFRDPHPSVDSPIARLICDYPIKSHVVISHIRQANVGQVQLANTHPFTREMWGRQWCYAHNGQLEGWQSLPLAVYRPVGSTDSEHAFCFLLGELRRRFDDLPASPEAIWSCLHELCGRLRGLGVFNLLLSDGVHLYAYCSTKLAHITRRAPFGKAQLSDAELSVDFVEHTTEHDVVSVLATEPLTDNEQWVRMLPGELLVWRDGEIVARFLDNGETAQ, from the coding sequence ATGTGTGAACTGTTGGGCATGAGTGCCAATGTCCCGACCGATATCTGCTTCAGCTTCACCGGCTTTCTGCATCGCGGGGGCGGCACTGGGCCGCACCGTGACGGCTGGGGAATCGCCTTCTACGAAGCCGGCGGCTACCGCGACTTCCGCGACCCCCACCCCTCGGTGGATTCGCCGATTGCACGCTTGATCTGCGACTACCCGATCAAGTCCCACGTGGTGATCAGCCATATCCGTCAGGCCAACGTCGGCCAGGTGCAGCTGGCCAATACGCACCCCTTCACCCGCGAGATGTGGGGGCGTCAGTGGTGCTATGCCCACAATGGCCAGCTCGAGGGCTGGCAGTCGCTGCCGCTGGCGGTGTATCGCCCGGTGGGCAGCACCGACAGCGAGCACGCCTTCTGCTTCCTGCTGGGTGAACTGCGCCGGCGCTTCGACGACCTGCCGGCGTCGCCCGAGGCGATCTGGTCCTGTCTGCACGAGCTCTGCGGGCGGCTGCGCGGCCTCGGCGTGTTCAACCTGCTGCTCTCCGACGGCGTCCATCTCTACGCCTACTGCTCCACCAAGCTGGCGCATATCACCCGGCGCGCGCCGTTCGGCAAGGCGCAGCTGTCGGATGCCGAGCTCAGCGTCGACTTCGTCGAACACACCACCGAGCACGACGTGGTCTCGGTGCTGGCCACCGAGCCGCTCACCGACAACGAGCAGTGGGTACGCATGCTGCCCGGCGAGCTGTTGGTGTGGCGCGATGGCGAGATCGTTGCCCGCTTCCTCGACAATGGCGAAACCGCCCAATAA